The Dermacentor silvarum isolate Dsil-2018 chromosome 3, BIME_Dsil_1.4, whole genome shotgun sequence region GTTGTAGCGGTCCGAAGTGAAGTACTCCTCGATGTTGGGCAGCTGCTCGAACCTCTTCAGGTATTCCACGATGTTCAGGTACCCTTGCACAACCCATGGTTTGAACTGTCGGTGCCAGTCGAGCCCTTCGTAGAGCAGGAAGTCCACGTAGGTCAACCTGTCCCCCATCGTCCACTTCCTGGAGGCTAGGAAGTCGTCCCAGGGTTCCAGGACGTCGCCCAGCTTCTTGGAGTACGAGTCGAGACCATACTCGTCCTTCGGTGACGGCGTGGCCGCGTTGACCAGCTTGAGGCACAGGTCCCGCGCTTGCTGCTCGATCACGTCCAGTTCCGCGTTCTCCTGCTCATCCCTGGGTGGTTGTAAGAAAGAAACGAAGTAGCGAGGACTGTGTAACTACGGCTGTTCAATAAGGAAGCTCAGGCTAAAGTTGTGGGCACAGATACATGACCGAAATTGGCGTAAAAAGCGCCACACTGCTTCCAAGACTTATCTGGTGCCGTATACAGAAGTTGTGGGtgcgagagagatagagagagaaaagaagataggaaatgcagggaggttaaccagacgcacgtccggt contains the following coding sequences:
- the LOC125939693 gene encoding glutathione S-transferase Mu 1-like; translation: MVPVLGYWDVRSLGQPIRNLLIYKGVEFENKLYKIGAPPDYGRSIWLKEKSTLGLTFPNLPYYIDDDVRLTQSLAILRYLGRKHDLAARDEQENAELDVIEQQARDLCLKLVNAATPSPKDEYGLDSYSKKLGDVLEPWDDFLASRKWTMGDRLTYVDFLLYEGLDWHRQFKPWVVQGYLNIVEYLKRFEQLPNIEEYFTSDRYNKWPILGPLRTWGYKKSSK